The following proteins are encoded in a genomic region of Pseudomonas sp. Os17:
- the argR gene encoding transcriptional regulator ArgR, with product MTAHRIGFLIWPSTKALTLALAEEALRVAQRVHPEVVYELAFLQAEAPAEGAWQLPGEPWAGKLEGCQKLFLLADEPPGPMSSGLGSALKQLVRAGCVIGGLSAGVYPLAQLGLLDGYRAAVHWRWQDDFAERFPKVIATSHLFDWDRDRLTACGGMSVLDLLLAVLARDHGAELAGAVSEELVVERIREGGERQRIPLQNRLGSSHPKLTQAVLLMEANIEEPLTTDEIAQHVCVSRRQLERIFKQYLNRVPSQYYLELRLNKARQMLMQTSKSIIQIGLSCGFSSGPHFSSAYRNFFGATPREDRNQRRSSSPFELSSVPSERG from the coding sequence ATGACTGCCCATCGAATTGGTTTCCTGATTTGGCCCAGCACTAAAGCCTTGACGCTGGCGCTGGCCGAGGAGGCCTTGCGTGTTGCTCAGCGGGTGCATCCGGAGGTGGTTTATGAGTTGGCGTTCCTGCAGGCCGAGGCACCGGCCGAAGGCGCCTGGCAACTGCCGGGCGAGCCTTGGGCGGGCAAGCTTGAGGGCTGCCAGAAGCTGTTCCTTTTGGCAGACGAGCCGCCCGGCCCCATGAGTTCCGGGCTCGGCAGCGCTCTCAAGCAGCTGGTGCGGGCCGGCTGCGTGATTGGCGGGCTGTCGGCCGGGGTGTATCCGCTGGCGCAGTTGGGCCTGCTCGATGGTTATCGGGCAGCGGTGCACTGGCGCTGGCAGGACGATTTTGCCGAACGCTTTCCCAAGGTCATCGCCACCAGCCACCTGTTTGACTGGGACCGTGATCGCCTGACCGCCTGTGGCGGCATGTCGGTACTGGACCTGTTGCTGGCGGTGCTGGCGCGGGATCACGGCGCCGAGCTGGCGGGTGCGGTTTCGGAAGAGCTGGTGGTGGAGCGCATCCGCGAGGGCGGCGAGCGGCAACGTATTCCGTTGCAGAATCGTCTGGGGTCCAGCCATCCAAAGCTGACCCAGGCGGTGCTGCTGATGGAGGCCAATATCGAGGAGCCGCTGACCACCGACGAGATTGCCCAGCATGTCTGTGTATCCCGTCGGCAATTGGAGCGCATCTTCAAGCAGTACCTGAACCGCGTGCCCAGCCAGTACTACCTGGAGCTGCGCCTGAACAAGGCCCGGCAGATGCTGATGCAGACCAGCAAGTCGATCATTCAGATCGGCCTGTCCTGTGGTTTCTCCTCCGGCCCGCACTTCTCCAGCGCCTACCGCAACTTCTTTGGCGCCACCCCGCGCGAAGATCGCAATCAACGGCGCAGCAGCAGCCCGTTCGAACTCTCCTCCGTACCTTCCGAGCGCGGTTGA
- a CDS encoding ABC transporter ATP-binding protein encodes MYKLEVQDLHKRYGSHEVLKGVSLKAAAGDVISIIGSSGSGKSTFLRCINLLEQPHAGKILLNNEELKLVANKDGALKAADPKQLQRMRSRLSMVFQHFNLWSHMTAIENIMEAPVHVLGVSKAEAREKAEHYLAKVGVAHRKDAYPGHMSGGEQQRVAIARALAMEPEVMLFDEPTSALDPELVGDVLKVMQALAQEGRTMVVVTHEMGFAREVSNQLVFLHKGVVEESGNPREVLVNPQSERLQQFLSGSLK; translated from the coding sequence ATGTACAAACTTGAAGTCCAAGACCTGCATAAGCGCTATGGCAGTCACGAAGTGCTCAAGGGCGTGTCCCTGAAGGCCGCGGCTGGCGATGTGATCAGCATCATCGGCTCCAGTGGCTCGGGCAAGAGCACCTTTTTGCGCTGCATCAACCTGTTGGAGCAGCCCCATGCCGGCAAGATCCTGCTGAACAACGAAGAGTTGAAGCTGGTGGCCAACAAGGACGGCGCGCTCAAGGCTGCCGATCCCAAGCAGTTGCAGCGCATGCGCTCGCGCCTGTCGATGGTGTTCCAGCACTTCAACCTGTGGTCGCACATGACCGCGATTGAAAACATCATGGAAGCACCGGTGCACGTGCTGGGGGTGTCCAAGGCGGAGGCTCGCGAGAAGGCCGAGCATTACCTGGCCAAGGTGGGCGTGGCGCACCGCAAGGATGCCTACCCGGGGCACATGTCCGGTGGTGAGCAGCAGCGCGTGGCCATTGCCCGGGCGCTGGCCATGGAGCCGGAGGTCATGCTGTTCGACGAGCCGACCTCGGCCCTGGATCCGGAGCTGGTGGGCGACGTGTTGAAGGTCATGCAGGCCCTGGCCCAGGAAGGCCGCACCATGGTGGTGGTGACGCACGAAATGGGCTTTGCCCGTGAGGTGTCGAACCAGTTGGTGTTCCTGCACAAGGGTGTGGTGGAAGAGAGCGGCAACCCGCGGGAAGTGCTGGTGAACCCGCAATCAGAACGTTTGCAACAATTCCTCTCCGGTAGCCTCAAGTAA
- a CDS encoding succinylglutamate desuccinylase/aspartoacylase family protein yields the protein MQRIDHPLPWSHLGSERSISVFRFGSGERKAYIQASLHADELPGMRTAWELKKRLAELEAQGALNGVVELVPVANPLGLGQLLQGNHQGRFEAGSGKNFNRDFVELSAPVAQRLDGRLGDDPHANVRLIRQAMAEVLAELPPAASQLQGMQRVLLSHACNADVVLDLHCDAEAALHMYALPQHWPQWRSLAAHLDVKVGLLAEDSGGSSFDEACSLPWLRLSRQFPDTQIPLACLATTLELGGQADTGRPQAEAYAEGILAFLAEQGLIAGEWPAPGHDACEAMPFEGTELLYAPHPGVVSFLRPAGSWVEVGEPIFEVIDPLSDRVSTVCAGTSGVLFAVERLRYAQPGFWLAKVAGREALRHGRLLND from the coding sequence ATGCAGCGTATCGATCATCCATTGCCCTGGAGCCATCTGGGTAGCGAGCGCAGCATTTCGGTGTTCCGTTTCGGCAGCGGCGAGCGCAAGGCCTATATCCAGGCCAGCCTGCATGCTGACGAACTGCCGGGCATGCGTACCGCCTGGGAGCTGAAAAAACGCCTGGCCGAGCTGGAGGCCCAGGGCGCCCTCAACGGTGTTGTCGAGCTGGTGCCGGTGGCCAATCCGCTGGGTCTGGGACAGTTGCTGCAAGGCAATCACCAGGGCCGTTTCGAGGCCGGCAGTGGCAAGAATTTCAACCGTGATTTCGTCGAGTTGAGCGCGCCCGTGGCCCAGCGCCTGGACGGGCGCCTGGGGGATGATCCGCACGCCAATGTACGCTTGATCCGTCAGGCCATGGCTGAGGTGCTGGCCGAGTTGCCGCCGGCAGCCAGCCAGTTGCAGGGTATGCAGCGGGTGCTGCTGAGCCATGCCTGCAATGCCGATGTGGTGCTGGACCTGCATTGCGATGCCGAGGCCGCGCTGCACATGTATGCCTTGCCGCAGCACTGGCCGCAATGGCGTTCCCTGGCGGCGCACCTGGATGTGAAGGTCGGCCTGCTGGCGGAGGACTCCGGTGGCAGTTCGTTCGACGAAGCCTGCTCGCTGCCGTGGCTGCGCCTGTCGCGGCAGTTCCCTGATACGCAGATTCCCCTGGCCTGCCTGGCGACCACCCTGGAGCTGGGTGGTCAGGCCGACACCGGGCGCCCCCAGGCCGAGGCTTACGCCGAGGGCATCCTGGCGTTTCTGGCCGAGCAGGGGCTGATTGCCGGTGAGTGGCCGGCACCCGGGCACGACGCCTGCGAGGCCATGCCCTTTGAAGGCACCGAGCTGCTGTATGCGCCGCACCCCGGCGTGGTGAGCTTTCTGCGTCCGGCCGGGAGCTGGGTGGAAGTGGGCGAGCCGATTTTTGAAGTGATTGATCCCCTATCCGATCGGGTCAGTACGGTGTGTGCTGGCACCAGCGGCGTGTTGTTCGCCGTTGAGCGGCTGCGTTATGCCCAACCCGGTTTCTGGCTGGCCAAGGTGGCGGGGCGCGAAGCGCTGCGTCACGGGCGCTTGCTCAACGACTGA
- a CDS encoding ABC transporter permease: MIFDYNVIYDALPLYFSGLLTTLKLLALSLFFGLLVALPLGLMRVSKQPLVNMTAWLYTYVIRGTPMLVQLFLIYYGLAQFEAVRESFLWPWLSSATFCACLAFAINTSAYTAEIIAGSLRATPNGEIEAAKAMGMSRYKMYRRILLPSALRRALPQYSNEVIMMLQTTSLASIVTLIDITGAARTVNAQYYLPFEAYITAGVFYLCLTFILVRLFKLAEGRWLRYLAPRKH; this comes from the coding sequence ATGATCTTCGACTACAACGTCATCTATGACGCCTTGCCGCTGTACTTCAGCGGCTTGCTGACCACCTTGAAACTGCTGGCACTGTCGCTGTTCTTCGGCTTGCTGGTGGCTCTGCCCCTGGGGCTGATGCGGGTCTCCAAGCAGCCGCTGGTGAACATGACGGCCTGGCTCTACACCTACGTGATCCGCGGCACGCCGATGCTGGTGCAGCTGTTCCTGATCTACTACGGCCTGGCCCAGTTCGAAGCGGTGCGGGAGAGTTTCCTCTGGCCCTGGCTGTCCAGCGCGACCTTCTGTGCCTGCCTGGCCTTTGCCATCAATACCAGCGCCTACACCGCGGAAATCATCGCCGGCAGCCTTCGGGCCACGCCCAATGGCGAGATCGAGGCGGCCAAGGCCATGGGCATGTCGCGCTACAAGATGTACCGCCGCATTCTCCTGCCGTCGGCCCTGCGCCGGGCGCTGCCGCAGTACAGCAACGAAGTGATCATGATGCTGCAGACCACCAGTCTGGCGTCCATCGTGACCCTGATCGACATCACCGGCGCGGCGCGCACGGTCAACGCGCAGTACTACCTGCCGTTCGAGGCCTACATCACCGCCGGCGTGTTCTACCTGTGCCTGACCTTTATCCTGGTGCGCCTGTTCAAGCTGGCCGAAGGCCGCTGGCTGCGCTACCTGGCACCGCGGAAGCACTGA
- a CDS encoding ABC transporter permease — MLKGYGAVILDGAWLTLQLALSSMALAIVLGLIGVALRLSPVRWLAWLGDLYSTVIRGIPDLVLILLIFYGGQDLLNRVAPLLGYDDYIDLNPLAAGIGTLGFIFGAYLSETFRGAFMAIPKGQAEAGMAYGMSSFQVFFRVMVPQMIRLAIPGFTNNWLVLTKATALISVVGLQDMMFKAKQAADATREPFTFFLAVAAMYLVITSVSLLALRHLEKRYSVGVRAADL; from the coding sequence ATGTTGAAAGGCTACGGGGCTGTCATCCTCGATGGCGCTTGGCTGACGCTTCAGCTCGCCTTGTCGTCCATGGCCCTGGCCATTGTTCTGGGTCTGATCGGGGTCGCGCTGCGTCTCTCGCCGGTGCGCTGGCTGGCCTGGCTTGGCGATCTGTATTCCACGGTGATCCGTGGCATTCCCGATCTGGTGCTGATCCTGCTGATCTTCTACGGCGGCCAGGACTTGCTGAACCGCGTCGCGCCGCTGCTGGGCTACGACGACTACATCGACCTCAATCCGCTGGCGGCCGGTATCGGCACCCTGGGCTTCATCTTCGGTGCCTACCTGTCGGAAACCTTCCGTGGCGCCTTCATGGCGATCCCCAAGGGGCAGGCGGAAGCGGGCATGGCTTACGGCATGAGCAGCTTCCAGGTGTTCTTCCGGGTGATGGTGCCGCAGATGATTCGCCTGGCGATTCCCGGCTTCACCAACAACTGGCTGGTGCTGACCAAGGCCACCGCGCTGATTTCGGTGGTGGGCCTGCAAGACATGATGTTCAAGGCCAAGCAGGCGGCGGATGCCACTCGTGAGCCTTTCACCTTCTTCCTCGCAGTGGCGGCCATGTACCTGGTGATCACCAGCGTCTCGTTGCTGGCATTGCGTCACCTTGAGAAGCGCTACTCGGTAGGCGTAAGGGCGGCTGATCTATGA
- a CDS encoding ABC transporter substrate-binding protein — protein sequence MKKLVLLGALALSVLSLPTFADEKPLKIGIEAAYPPFASKAPDGSIVGFDYDIGNALCEEMKVKCVWVEQEFDGLIPALKVRKIDAILSSMSITDDRKKSVDFTNKYYNTPARLVMKAGTQVSDGLSELKGKNIGVQRGSIHERFAREVLAPLGAQIKPYGSQNEIYLDVAAGRLDGTVADATLLNDGFLKTDSGKGFAFVGPAFTDVKYFGDGVGIAVRKGDKAELDKINAAIAAIRENGKYKQIQDKYFDFDIYGK from the coding sequence ATGAAGAAACTCGTGCTTCTTGGCGCCCTGGCACTGTCCGTGCTCTCCCTGCCGACTTTCGCCGATGAAAAGCCCCTGAAAATTGGTATCGAAGCGGCCTACCCTCCGTTTGCCTCCAAGGCGCCGGATGGCAGCATCGTCGGTTTCGACTACGACATCGGCAACGCTCTGTGTGAAGAGATGAAGGTCAAGTGCGTGTGGGTCGAGCAAGAGTTCGACGGCCTGATCCCGGCACTGAAAGTGCGCAAGATCGACGCCATCCTCTCGTCGATGTCGATCACCGACGATCGCAAGAAGTCCGTGGACTTCACCAACAAGTACTACAACACCCCGGCACGTCTGGTGATGAAGGCCGGCACCCAGGTCAGCGACGGTCTGAGCGAGCTCAAGGGCAAGAACATCGGCGTGCAGCGTGGTTCGATCCATGAGCGTTTCGCCCGTGAAGTGCTGGCTCCCCTGGGCGCACAGATCAAGCCTTACGGCTCGCAGAACGAAATCTACCTGGATGTGGCCGCCGGTCGTCTCGACGGCACCGTGGCCGACGCTACGCTGTTGAATGACGGCTTCCTGAAAACCGATTCGGGCAAGGGCTTTGCCTTCGTCGGTCCGGCTTTCACTGACGTCAAATACTTCGGCGACGGCGTAGGGATCGCAGTGCGCAAAGGTGACAAGGCCGAGCTGGACAAGATCAACGCTGCCATCGCTGCCATTCGCGAGAACGGCAAGTACAAGCAAATCCAGGACAAGTACTTCGACTTCGACATCTACGGCAAGTAA
- the acs gene encoding acetate--CoA ligase, whose amino-acid sequence MSAASLYPVRPEVLANTLTDEATYKAMYQQSVVNPDGFWREQAKRLDWIKPFTTVKQTSFDDHHVDIKWFADGTLNVSYNCLDRHLAERGDQIAIIWEGDDPSESRNITYRELHEEVCKFANALRGQDVHRGDVVTIYMPMIPEAVVAMLACTRIGAIHSVVFGGFSPEALAGRIIDCRSKVVITADEGIRAGKKVPLKANVDDALTNPETSSIQKVIVCKRTGGDIKWNQHRDIWYEDLMKVAGSVCAPKEMGAEEALFILYTSGSTGKPKGVQHTTGGYLLYASLTHERVFDYRPGEVYWCTADVGWVTGHTYIVYGPLANGATTVLFEGVPNYPDVTRVAKIVDKHKVNILYTAPTAIRAMMASGTAACEGADGSSLRLLGSVGEPINPEAWDWYYKNVGQSRCPIVDTWWQTETGATLMSPLPGAHALKPGSAARPFFGVVPALVDNLGNIIEGAAEGNLVILDSWPGQARTLYGDHDRFVDTYFKTFRGMYFTGDGARRDEDGYWWITGRVDDVLNVSGHRMGTAEIESAMVAHPKVAEAAVVGVPHDIKGQGIYVYVTLNGGEEPSEALRLELKNWVRKEIGPIASPDVIQWAPGLPKTRSGKIMRRILRKIATAEYDGLGDISTLADPSVVQHLIDTHKTMNVA is encoded by the coding sequence ATGAGTGCGGCTTCTCTGTATCCCGTTCGTCCCGAGGTTTTGGCCAATACGCTGACTGACGAGGCGACCTACAAGGCCATGTACCAGCAGTCGGTCGTTAACCCGGACGGTTTCTGGCGTGAACAGGCCAAGCGTCTCGACTGGATCAAGCCTTTTACCACGGTGAAGCAGACTTCCTTCGACGATCACCATGTCGATATCAAGTGGTTTGCCGATGGCACCTTGAACGTCTCCTACAACTGCCTGGATCGTCATCTCGCCGAGCGTGGCGATCAGATCGCGATCATCTGGGAAGGCGATGATCCTTCCGAAAGCCGCAACATCACTTACCGCGAACTGCATGAAGAAGTCTGCAAGTTCGCCAACGCCTTGCGTGGCCAGGACGTGCACCGTGGCGACGTGGTGACTATCTATATGCCAATGATTCCCGAGGCGGTGGTGGCCATGCTGGCCTGTACCCGTATCGGTGCGATCCACTCGGTGGTGTTCGGCGGGTTCTCCCCTGAAGCGTTGGCCGGGCGCATCATCGACTGCCGTTCGAAAGTGGTGATCACCGCCGACGAAGGCATCCGTGCCGGTAAAAAGGTTCCGCTCAAGGCCAATGTCGACGACGCCCTGACCAACCCGGAAACCAGCAGCATCCAGAAGGTCATCGTGTGCAAGCGCACCGGTGGCGACATCAAGTGGAACCAGCATCGCGACATCTGGTACGAAGACCTGATGAAGGTCGCCGGCAGCGTCTGCGCGCCGAAAGAGATGGGCGCCGAAGAAGCGCTGTTCATCCTTTATACCTCCGGCTCCACCGGCAAGCCCAAGGGTGTGCAGCACACCACGGGCGGCTACCTGCTCTATGCATCGCTGACCCATGAGCGGGTGTTCGACTACCGTCCGGGTGAAGTCTACTGGTGCACCGCCGACGTCGGCTGGGTCACCGGCCACACCTATATCGTCTATGGCCCGCTGGCCAATGGCGCCACTACGGTGCTGTTCGAAGGCGTGCCCAACTATCCGGACGTGACCCGGGTGGCGAAGATCGTCGACAAGCACAAGGTCAACATTCTCTACACCGCGCCGACCGCGATCCGCGCCATGATGGCCTCGGGCACGGCTGCCTGCGAAGGCGCCGATGGCAGCAGCCTGCGCCTGCTGGGTTCGGTGGGCGAGCCGATCAACCCGGAAGCCTGGGACTGGTACTACAAGAACGTCGGCCAATCCCGTTGCCCGATCGTCGACACCTGGTGGCAGACCGAAACCGGCGCCACCCTGATGAGCCCGCTGCCGGGGGCGCATGCCCTGAAGCCGGGTTCTGCCGCGCGTCCGTTCTTCGGCGTGGTGCCGGCCCTGGTGGACAACCTGGGCAACATCATCGAAGGCGCCGCCGAAGGCAACCTGGTGATCCTCGATTCGTGGCCAGGTCAGGCGCGCACGCTGTACGGCGACCACGACCGTTTCGTCGATACCTACTTCAAGACGTTCCGTGGCATGTACTTCACCGGTGACGGTGCTCGTCGCGACGAAGACGGCTACTGGTGGATCACCGGCCGGGTGGACGATGTGCTCAACGTTTCCGGGCACCGCATGGGCACCGCCGAGATCGAAAGCGCCATGGTTGCGCACCCGAAAGTCGCCGAAGCGGCGGTGGTGGGCGTGCCTCACGACATCAAGGGCCAGGGCATCTATGTCTACGTGACCCTCAACGGTGGGGAAGAGCCGAGCGAAGCCCTGCGTCTGGAACTGAAGAACTGGGTGCGCAAGGAGATCGGTCCGATCGCCTCGCCGGATGTCATCCAATGGGCGCCGGGACTGCCGAAGACCCGTTCCGGGAAGATCATGCGGCGGATTCTGCGCAAGATCGCGACGGCGGAGTACGACGGTCTGGGAGATATCTCCACCTTGGCCGACCCAAGCGTGGTGCAGCATCTGATCGACACCCACAAGACCATGAACGTCGCCTGA
- a CDS encoding DUF2790 domain-containing protein, producing the protein MKALLVLALSSLCVTAMADEIPTDVAQQQVPVEEYTYSTDLDIAKVISMSEVPEVCEVVPARMEYEDSHGQRHILQYRVMGNGCSNG; encoded by the coding sequence ATGAAAGCTTTATTAGTTCTGGCCCTCAGTAGTCTGTGCGTTACCGCGATGGCTGATGAGATCCCGACTGATGTCGCACAGCAACAAGTACCGGTAGAGGAATACACTTACTCCACTGATCTGGATATCGCCAAAGTTATCTCCATGAGCGAAGTTCCAGAAGTATGCGAAGTTGTACCAGCGCGTATGGAATATGAAGACTCCCACGGTCAACGGCATATTCTTCAATACCGCGTAATGGGCAACGGTTGCTCTAACGGTTAA
- a CDS encoding ribonucleotide-diphosphate reductase subunit beta codes for MLSWDEFDKEEGEVAVKGANAGHATEANMDRLDSAGGAAALEARAVTANDSAAVARAKASLDQLDIAEGLAELEGSSARVAVDEKRMINCRADLNQLVPFKYDWAWQKYLDGCANHWMPQEVNMTADIALWKNPEGLTDDERRIVMRNLGFFSTADSLVANNLVLAVYRLITNPECRQYILRQAFEEAIHTHAYQYCIESLAMDEGEIFNMYHEIPSVAKKAAWGLKYTRSISDPKFETGTVDTDKELLRNLIAYYCVLEGIFFYCGFTQILSMGRRNKMTGVAEQFQYILRDESMHLNFGIDVINQIKIENPHLWDAEMKEEATQMILQGTQLEIEYARDTMPRGVLGMNAAMMEDYLKFIANRRLSQIGLKEEYPGTTNPFPWMSEIMDLKKEKNFFETRVIEYQTGGALSWD; via the coding sequence ATGCTGAGCTGGGACGAATTCGACAAAGAAGAAGGCGAAGTTGCAGTCAAAGGCGCCAACGCCGGCCACGCCACTGAAGCCAACATGGACCGCCTCGACAGCGCCGGTGGTGCCGCAGCTCTGGAAGCTCGCGCCGTGACCGCCAATGACTCCGCTGCCGTTGCCCGGGCCAAGGCGTCCCTGGACCAGCTCGACATCGCCGAAGGCCTGGCCGAGCTGGAAGGCTCTTCCGCCCGCGTCGCGGTTGACGAAAAGCGCATGATCAACTGCCGCGCCGACCTCAACCAGCTGGTGCCGTTCAAGTACGACTGGGCCTGGCAGAAGTACCTCGACGGTTGCGCCAACCACTGGATGCCGCAAGAGGTCAACATGACCGCCGACATCGCCCTGTGGAAAAACCCGGAAGGCCTGACCGACGACGAGCGCCGCATCGTCATGCGCAACCTGGGCTTCTTCTCCACCGCCGACTCCCTGGTTGCCAACAACCTGGTACTGGCCGTGTACCGCCTGATCACCAACCCGGAATGCCGCCAGTACATCCTGCGCCAGGCATTCGAAGAGGCGATCCACACCCACGCCTACCAGTACTGCATCGAATCGCTGGCCATGGATGAAGGCGAGATCTTCAACATGTACCACGAGATTCCATCGGTCGCGAAGAAAGCCGCCTGGGGCCTGAAGTACACCCGTTCGATCTCCGATCCGAAGTTCGAAACCGGCACCGTCGACACCGACAAGGAGCTGCTGCGCAACCTGATCGCCTACTACTGCGTTCTGGAAGGCATCTTCTTCTACTGCGGCTTCACCCAGATCCTGTCCATGGGCCGCCGCAACAAAATGACCGGCGTTGCCGAGCAGTTCCAGTACATCCTGCGCGACGAATCCATGCACCTGAACTTCGGCATCGACGTGATCAACCAGATCAAGATCGAAAACCCGCACCTGTGGGATGCCGAGATGAAGGAAGAAGCCACCCAGATGATCCTCCAGGGCACCCAACTGGAAATCGAATACGCTCGCGACACCATGCCGCGCGGCGTGCTGGGCATGAACGCGGCGATGATGGAGGACTACCTCAAGTTCATCGCCAACCGTCGCCTGTCGCAGATCGGCCTGAAGGAAGAGTACCCAGGCACCACCAACCCGTTCCCATGGATGAGCGAGATCATGGACTTGAAGAAAGAGAAGAACTTCTTCGAGACCCGCGTGATCGAGTATCAAACTGGCGGTGCACTGAGCTGGGATTGA
- a CDS encoding sulfite exporter TauE/SafE family protein, protein MFYLLLAVFGCMTGVSAVLFGFGGGFVVVPLLYWMLLSSQGADSAAGHSAMHIAVATSTCVMIVNALLASWRHQRAGNLVRHYLWPLGAYIALGAMCGAAAAMWVSGEVIRYAFIAYLGITIADCLLRRGFLEPVNQAQARRLGTGETLLGGVGIGVIATFLGVGGSVMTVPLLRRCGLSMTQATSMANPLSVPVALAGTATYLALAHFSPADFGPGFIGYVDLLAFSLLSLGSLLGIRLATPWIGRIPDRVHARVYIGLLLVVLVSLCLT, encoded by the coding sequence ATGTTCTATCTACTGCTGGCAGTTTTTGGTTGCATGACCGGCGTCAGCGCGGTGCTGTTCGGCTTCGGCGGCGGTTTTGTGGTGGTGCCGCTGTTGTACTGGATGCTGCTGAGCAGCCAGGGCGCCGACTCGGCGGCGGGGCATTCGGCCATGCACATCGCTGTGGCCACTTCGACCTGCGTGATGATCGTCAATGCTCTGCTGGCCAGTTGGCGGCATCAGCGGGCCGGCAATCTTGTTCGCCATTACCTGTGGCCTCTGGGGGCCTACATCGCCCTGGGGGCAATGTGCGGAGCGGCCGCGGCGATGTGGGTCAGCGGCGAGGTGATTCGGTATGCCTTCATTGCCTACCTGGGCATCACCATTGCCGACTGCCTGCTGCGGCGCGGCTTTCTTGAGCCGGTGAACCAGGCTCAGGCGCGTCGCCTGGGCACCGGCGAAACTCTATTGGGTGGTGTAGGAATAGGCGTAATCGCGACGTTTCTCGGGGTGGGGGGCAGCGTCATGACAGTACCTCTGTTACGCCGTTGCGGTTTGAGCATGACCCAGGCCACCTCCATGGCCAATCCCCTGAGCGTGCCGGTGGCCCTGGCCGGAACCGCTACCTACCTGGCCCTGGCGCACTTCAGTCCAGCCGATTTCGGGCCCGGGTTCATCGGCTATGTGGACCTGTTGGCGTTTTCGCTATTGTCCCTTGGCTCGTTGCTGGGTATCCGTCTGGCCACGCCCTGGATCGGTCGTATCCCGGATCGGGTGCATGCGCGGGTGTACATCGGCCTGCTGCTGGTGGTGCTGGTCAGCCTGTGCCTGACGTGA
- a CDS encoding AraC family transcriptional regulator, translated as MRNISIDSLDRTPRPVVAIGTDYADGQRLPRHRHRRAQLLYGATGVMQVGTAQGNWVVPPQRAVWIPPGVEHEVLMLGVSTRSLYIEPAAAPLDSSDCQVISVSPLLRQLLLEAVELPLEYPQHGRDGLLIDLLLLELQRSRPLPLHIPLPAAGALLGLCQAFLARPDIHQSPEHWAGQLHISLRTFNRSFRRQTGMSFIQWRQRACVVLALARLAAAEPVTRIALDFGYDSPGAFSTMFRRVLGQSPSTYLNQEAAFPGKTL; from the coding sequence ATGCGCAACATCTCCATCGACTCACTGGACCGGACACCGCGTCCGGTCGTGGCCATCGGCACCGACTATGCCGACGGCCAGCGCCTGCCGCGCCACCGTCATCGCCGGGCGCAACTGTTGTATGGCGCCACCGGCGTGATGCAGGTGGGCACGGCCCAGGGGAACTGGGTGGTGCCGCCGCAGCGGGCGGTCTGGATCCCGCCCGGGGTGGAACATGAGGTGCTGATGCTCGGGGTCAGCACCCGCAGTCTGTACATCGAACCCGCAGCAGCGCCGCTGGACAGCAGCGACTGCCAGGTGATCAGCGTCTCGCCCCTGTTGCGCCAGTTGCTTCTGGAGGCGGTGGAGCTTCCCCTGGAGTACCCGCAGCACGGCAGGGACGGATTGCTGATCGACCTCCTTCTGCTTGAGTTGCAGCGCAGTCGCCCGCTGCCGCTGCATATCCCCCTGCCGGCCGCCGGTGCACTGCTGGGGCTGTGCCAGGCCTTCCTCGCTCGCCCGGATATTCACCAATCCCCGGAACACTGGGCAGGACAGCTGCATATCAGCTTGCGCACCTTCAACCGCAGCTTTCGCCGGCAGACGGGCATGAGCTTCATTCAATGGCGACAACGGGCCTGTGTGGTCCTGGCCCTGGCCCGGCTGGCTGCAGCCGAGCCGGTCACCCGCATCGCCCTGGACTTCGGCTACGACAGCCCCGGGGCGTTCTCCACCATGTTCCGCCGGGTATTGGGGCAATCCCCCAGCACCTACCTGAATCAGGAGGCTGCGTTCCCAGGTAAAACCTTGTGA